One stretch of Halapricum desulfuricans DNA includes these proteins:
- a CDS encoding CheF family chemotaxis protein, producing the protein MSQGERKLHDERGKFMRAVKDGHEIRDADWNACRVVLTTERVVLIGDEKHTIDIDTLGRVNDRFDVNQNAAVEGSYTSLRTDDTVFLVSTPDQDTFETALYKASLNNGILLVQHPAVEGGVVQSVEWTKAKVKISEDAIRFAMADGQKVTIDRDDIGDVETDERTVDGQDRTVYEVEHTEDGRSVETHLTGESHHTAVMGALLEEGVERHRANLDLDGVEKQVIMALHSGVSPFDIPEFVDRDVERVEEIFDRLIEYDVIEVERERTEVALTPEGRQVAGDSIGDR; encoded by the coding sequence ATGAGCCAGGGCGAACGCAAACTCCACGACGAGCGCGGGAAGTTCATGCGGGCCGTCAAGGACGGCCACGAGATCCGGGACGCCGACTGGAACGCCTGTCGCGTCGTCCTGACGACCGAGCGAGTCGTACTGATCGGCGATGAGAAACACACGATCGACATCGACACGCTGGGGCGGGTCAACGATCGGTTCGACGTCAACCAGAACGCGGCCGTCGAAGGGAGTTACACGTCGCTTCGGACGGACGACACGGTCTTTCTCGTTTCGACGCCGGATCAGGACACCTTCGAGACCGCACTGTACAAAGCCTCGCTCAACAACGGCATCCTGCTCGTCCAGCACCCGGCTGTCGAAGGTGGGGTCGTCCAGAGCGTCGAGTGGACCAAGGCGAAAGTGAAGATCTCCGAGGACGCGATCCGCTTTGCGATGGCCGACGGACAGAAGGTGACGATCGATCGAGACGATATCGGGGACGTCGAGACCGACGAGCGAACGGTCGACGGGCAGGACCGCACCGTCTACGAGGTCGAACACACCGAGGACGGCCGGAGCGTCGAGACCCATCTCACCGGCGAGTCTCACCACACGGCAGTCATGGGCGCACTGCTGGAGGAGGGTGTCGAGCGCCACCGCGCGAACCTCGATCTGGACGGCGTCGAAAAGCAGGTCATCATGGCGCTGCACTCGGGGGTCTCGCCGTTCGACATCCCGGAGTTCGTCGATCGGGACGTCGAACGCGTCGAGGAGATCTTCGACCGACTGATCGAATACGACGTCATCGAGGTCGAGCGCGAGCGGACCGAGGTCGCGCTGACGCCCGAGGGTCGGCAGGTCGCCGGCGATTCGATCGGCGACCGGTGA
- a CDS encoding DUF7521 family protein has translation MYGSTSVLVAAETVIFVCSGVLASLSYRAYRRRRSRSLGALFGGLTLVAIGTLIGGLLIALGIGTFVHAASTSAAFVAVGFVVLTYGMYADRPSSQSA, from the coding sequence ATGTATGGAAGCACGTCGGTGCTCGTCGCCGCCGAGACGGTCATCTTCGTCTGTAGTGGAGTCCTCGCCTCGCTGTCGTACCGGGCCTATCGGCGACGCCGATCGCGCTCGCTCGGCGCTCTCTTCGGTGGACTCACACTCGTCGCGATCGGCACGCTGATCGGCGGGCTGCTCATCGCGCTCGGGATCGGCACGTTCGTCCACGCCGCTAGCACGAGTGCGGCGTTCGTCGCGGTCGGATTCGTCGTCCTCACCTACGGGATGTACGCCGACCGACCGTCCTCGCAGTCGGCGTGA
- a CDS encoding DUF7521 family protein: MSPHTFTLPPSAIAFKTLTLILGGLITYLSYRAYRRTGSPALRALSIGFGLVTTGALLAGVTNILLHDISIGVSLAIESGLTAAGFAVIVYSLYTQD; the protein is encoded by the coding sequence ATGAGTCCACACACCTTCACGCTCCCGCCAAGTGCCATCGCGTTCAAGACGCTGACGCTGATCCTCGGCGGCCTCATCACGTATCTGTCGTACCGCGCGTACAGGCGAACCGGCTCCCCGGCGCTTCGGGCGCTTTCGATCGGCTTCGGACTGGTGACGACGGGGGCGTTACTTGCGGGCGTGACGAATATTCTCCTGCACGACATCTCCATCGGTGTGAGTCTGGCCATCGAGAGCGGTCTCACGGCCGCCGGGTTCGCCGTCATCGTCTACTCGTTGTACACGCAAGATTGA
- a CDS encoding transcriptional regulator has translation MVRDPFADEDAPDLQDVLDALDDPECRAIIRELDEPMTASEISDASDIPLSTTYRKLELLTEASLLSEGVEIRPDGQHASTYELDFKEVVIGVTDDLDFDVSIARRARTADERLENLWSEVRKET, from the coding sequence ATGGTCCGTGACCCGTTCGCGGACGAGGACGCTCCCGATCTCCAGGACGTGCTCGATGCACTCGACGACCCCGAATGTAGGGCGATCATCAGGGAACTCGACGAACCGATGACCGCAAGCGAAATCTCCGATGCGAGTGACATTCCGCTCTCGACGACCTACCGGAAGCTCGAGCTGCTGACCGAAGCATCGCTGCTGAGCGAGGGCGTCGAGATCCGCCCGGACGGCCAGCACGCGAGCACGTACGAACTCGACTTCAAGGAGGTCGTCATCGGAGTGACGGACGATCTCGATTTCGACGTCTCGATCGCCCGTCGTGCGCGGACGGCAGACGAGCGCCTCGAAAACCTCTGGTCGGAGGTGCGCAAAGAAACATGA
- a CDS encoding type IV pilin yields the protein MRNAGVDRAVSELVSALVLVAITVVIVAAIGASVLFLDESQSGPQGAFEFDYREDSQRLLVTYERGGTFAAGNVSIQGPDDASARWSALAGDDTAATIEPGALAPVGEGNAYGQPVSPDDSIRVVYIDPEAGTATVLDTWNGTDAT from the coding sequence ATGCGAAACGCAGGCGTGGACCGTGCCGTTTCTGAACTCGTCAGCGCTCTCGTTCTGGTCGCGATCACAGTCGTGATCGTCGCCGCGATCGGAGCGAGCGTGCTCTTTCTCGACGAAAGTCAGTCCGGTCCGCAGGGAGCGTTCGAGTTCGACTACAGGGAGGACAGCCAACGGCTGCTGGTGACCTACGAGCGCGGCGGAACGTTCGCGGCCGGGAACGTTTCGATTCAGGGGCCCGACGACGCGTCAGCACGCTGGTCGGCGCTCGCCGGGGACGACACAGCAGCGACCATCGAACCGGGGGCTCTGGCCCCTGTCGGCGAGGGGAACGCGTACGGACAGCCGGTCAGCCCGGACGATTCGATCCGCGTCGTCTACATCGATCCCGAAGCTGGTACGGCGACCGTCCTCGACACCTGGAACGGGACAGACGCGACCTAG
- a CDS encoding RtcB family protein — METYEAGDVTLQRIREYVWEIPREGEMNVPARVLASESLLDEISEDKTLEQLKNTTHLPGIRKHALCMPDGHQGYGFPVGGVAGIDAETGCISPGAVGYDINCGVRLLKTNLAYSDIRGREEELVDALFDAIPSGLGGGGIFEGTRADIEAILEDGMEWALENGYAVPEDLAHCEDEGRRPEADADAVSQKAKDRGKVQVGSLGSGNHFLEVQRVTDVFLEDVAEEFGLEEDQIVVMIHCGSRGLGHQVCTDYLREIEQAHQGLLASLPDRELAAAPAGSQLAEEYYGAMCAAINFAWVNRQLIMHRTREVFEDVFDRSWEEMDMELLYDVAHNIAKKEVHEVDGENRELYVHRKGATRAFPAGRPELPPAYADVGQPVLIPGSMGSGSYVLRGGERSLEETFGSTAHGAGRLMSRTEAKNTFWGEDVQDELRDQQHVYVKAQSGATVAEEAPGVYKDVDEVVNVSDALGIGDKVARTYPVCNIKG, encoded by the coding sequence ATGGAAACCTACGAAGCCGGAGACGTCACCTTACAGCGGATCCGCGAGTACGTCTGGGAGATCCCCCGGGAGGGCGAGATGAACGTCCCGGCCCGGGTGCTGGCCAGCGAGTCGCTACTGGACGAGATCAGCGAGGACAAGACGCTCGAACAGCTGAAGAACACGACCCATCTCCCCGGAATCCGGAAACACGCTCTCTGTATGCCGGACGGTCACCAGGGATACGGATTCCCGGTCGGGGGCGTGGCCGGGATCGACGCGGAAACCGGCTGTATCTCCCCTGGAGCGGTAGGTTACGATATAAATTGTGGCGTGAGATTGCTGAAGACGAATCTCGCGTACAGCGATATTCGGGGTCGCGAGGAGGAACTAGTCGACGCACTGTTCGACGCGATCCCGTCGGGACTGGGGGGCGGCGGGATCTTCGAGGGAACGAGAGCCGACATCGAGGCGATCCTCGAAGACGGGATGGAGTGGGCACTGGAGAACGGGTACGCGGTGCCCGAGGACCTCGCGCACTGCGAGGACGAGGGACGGCGACCCGAGGCCGACGCCGACGCGGTCTCACAGAAAGCCAAGGACCGCGGAAAGGTACAGGTCGGGTCGCTCGGATCGGGCAACCACTTCCTCGAGGTCCAGCGGGTCACGGACGTCTTCCTGGAAGACGTCGCCGAGGAGTTCGGGCTCGAGGAAGACCAGATTGTCGTGATGATTCACTGTGGATCACGCGGGCTGGGCCATCAGGTCTGTACGGACTACCTCCGTGAGATCGAACAGGCCCATCAGGGGTTGCTCGCCAGCTTGCCGGACAGGGAACTGGCCGCCGCGCCCGCGGGGTCACAACTGGCCGAGGAGTACTACGGGGCGATGTGTGCGGCGATCAACTTCGCGTGGGTCAACCGGCAGTTGATCATGCACCGAACCCGCGAGGTCTTCGAGGACGTGTTCGACCGGTCGTGGGAAGAGATGGACATGGAGTTGCTCTACGACGTGGCGCACAACATCGCGAAAAAAGAGGTCCACGAGGTCGACGGCGAGAATCGAGAGCTGTACGTCCACCGGAAGGGAGCGACGCGGGCGTTCCCGGCCGGTCGTCCGGAACTGCCGCCGGCCTACGCCGACGTCGGCCAGCCGGTTCTCATCCCCGGGAGCATGGGGTCGGGCAGCTACGTGCTCCGGGGCGGCGAGCGCTCGCTCGAGGAGACGTTCGGCTCGACCGCTCACGGCGCGGGACGGCTCATGTCGCGTACGGAAGCGAAAAACACCTTCTGGGGCGAGGACGTCCAAGACGAGTTGCGCGACCAGCAACACGTCTACGTCAAGGCTCAGAGCGGCGCGACTGTCGCGGAAGAAGCGCCGGGCGTCTACAAGGACGTCGACGAGGTCGTGAACGTCTCGGACGCGCTGGGGATCGGGGACAAGGTCGCCCGGACGTACCCGGTCTGCAACATCAAGGGCTAG
- a CDS encoding L-lactate permease yields the protein MASTAILALAAVVPIATAFVLLVGFRWSAARSMGVGWLLATVLGLTYWQMEPTWWAAVAVYGALEAVNIILIVFGAILLMNYLDISGAISTIRWHFAGISDDRRIQLLLIGLGFETIIEGVAGFGTPGALAAPLLIGLGFPPLGAAVFALFFNAPNPQFGAAGTPILGGVNAVIGDAKLAEATDPITQAQFQALVSGYTGVITGLTFVFWGVLGIFLLVYWFGDERERSLRGAARSTAPVVPFAVVLGVVAGLVQGAIAWFVGPELPSIVAGFVVFGLGLVMADRQLLVPEGTWSFPDRESWSDLWLGGLALDSITGDDPNREMPVWLAWTPYLLVGGALLLTRLPVLDLVPTLQEFYVTVPGAINDVSILGYRLWGDLLFLEYLYELDWRLEYLYLPGTMPFVPIAVLTGLLHAMDRRETVEAWRESTRQVAPAALTLVVVVSLTQIMIESGTNNASEFVGMMEALSQAVALGAGGALPFVAPWIGALGTFVTGSNTVSDILFASLQYDAAAEVGISRSIVVAIQNVGGGVGNMISVQNIAAISGVVGIAGREGDILRKTVVPTVLFALFVGTVGTVLVYVVAPGAF from the coding sequence ATGGCAAGTACAGCGATTCTGGCACTGGCGGCGGTCGTTCCGATCGCGACCGCGTTCGTGTTACTGGTCGGATTTCGGTGGTCGGCCGCCCGGTCGATGGGCGTCGGTTGGCTGCTGGCGACGGTGCTCGGGCTGACCTACTGGCAGATGGAACCGACGTGGTGGGCAGCGGTCGCTGTCTACGGCGCGCTCGAGGCGGTGAACATCATCCTGATCGTCTTCGGGGCGATCCTGCTGATGAACTACCTGGACATCAGCGGTGCGATCTCGACGATCCGGTGGCACTTCGCCGGTATCTCCGACGACCGCCGGATCCAGTTGCTGTTGATCGGGCTCGGGTTCGAGACGATCATCGAGGGCGTGGCCGGCTTCGGGACGCCGGGGGCGCTGGCCGCGCCGCTGTTGATCGGGCTGGGATTCCCGCCGCTGGGCGCGGCCGTGTTCGCGCTGTTTTTCAACGCCCCGAATCCCCAGTTCGGTGCTGCGGGAACGCCGATCCTCGGCGGTGTCAACGCCGTCATCGGCGACGCGAAACTCGCAGAAGCGACCGATCCGATCACGCAGGCTCAGTTCCAGGCGCTGGTCTCGGGGTATACGGGCGTGATCACCGGGTTGACCTTCGTGTTCTGGGGCGTGCTGGGGATCTTCCTGCTCGTGTACTGGTTCGGGGACGAACGCGAGCGCTCCCTCCGCGGAGCCGCTCGATCGACTGCTCCCGTGGTGCCGTTCGCGGTTGTGCTCGGCGTCGTCGCCGGTCTGGTTCAGGGAGCAATCGCCTGGTTTGTCGGGCCTGAGCTCCCCTCGATCGTCGCCGGCTTCGTCGTCTTCGGGCTCGGACTGGTCATGGCCGACCGCCAGCTGCTGGTCCCCGAGGGAACCTGGTCGTTCCCGGACCGGGAGTCCTGGTCGGACCTGTGGCTCGGTGGGCTGGCCCTCGACAGTATCACGGGCGACGATCCGAACCGGGAGATGCCGGTGTGGCTGGCCTGGACGCCGTACCTGCTGGTCGGCGGGGCCCTGCTGCTCACCCGGCTCCCGGTGCTCGATCTCGTCCCGACGCTGCAGGAGTTCTACGTCACAGTCCCCGGAGCGATCAACGACGTCTCGATTCTGGGCTATCGGCTGTGGGGCGATCTCCTGTTTCTGGAGTACCTCTACGAACTCGACTGGCGACTCGAGTATCTCTACCTGCCCGGGACGATGCCGTTCGTCCCGATCGCGGTACTGACCGGTCTGCTGCACGCGATGGACCGGCGCGAGACCGTCGAGGCCTGGCGCGAATCGACCAGGCAGGTCGCGCCGGCCGCGCTGACGCTCGTGGTCGTCGTCTCGCTGACCCAGATCATGATCGAATCGGGGACGAACAACGCCAGCGAGTTCGTCGGCATGATGGAGGCGCTCTCGCAGGCGGTCGCGCTCGGGGCCGGCGGCGCGCTGCCCTTCGTCGCCCCCTGGATCGGCGCGCTCGGCACGTTCGTCACGGGGTCGAACACCGTCTCTGACATCCTGTTCGCCTCGCTGCAGTACGACGCCGCCGCCGAGGTCGGAATCTCCCGGTCGATCGTCGTCGCCATCCAGAACGTCGGCGGTGGCGTCGGGAACATGATCTCCGTCCAGAATATCGCCGCGATCTCTGGCGTCGTCGGCATCGCCGGCCGGGAGGGGGACATCCTCCGCAAGACCGTCGTTCCCACCGTCCTGTTCGCGCTGTTCGTCGGTACTGTCGGGACGGTCC